The following coding sequences are from one Coffea arabica cultivar ET-39 chromosome 11e, Coffea Arabica ET-39 HiFi, whole genome shotgun sequence window:
- the LOC140021329 gene encoding F-box protein AUF1-like, protein MHLLLLLLIVKHPAYGFDQSNGFDSIPNPIVLHFFNKISDIKTLIRCRSVSKRFNSLHTHFGSPTRTQNSPTQILRRFENIRSLQIELPSGDLRLEKGTTMIGV, encoded by the exons atgcatcttcttcttcttcttcttattgtGAAGCACCCGGCTTATGGATTCGATCAGTCCAACGGGTTCGACTCCATACCTAATCCGATTGTCCTCCACTTCTTCAACAAAATCTCTGacatcaaaaccctaatccgtTGCCGCTCCGTTTCCAAAAGGTTCAATTCGCTG CATACCCATTTTGGCAGCCCGACTAGGACTCAAAACTCTCCCACTCAGATCCTCCGCAGGTTCGAGAACATCCGGAGTCTCCAAATCGAGCTCCCCTCCGGCGATCTGAGGTTGGAAAAAGGCACCACGATGATAGGAGTTTAA